TGGCGGTGTGGCAGGCATGGCAGACATCTCCTCAGTCGGTGATCGGTGATGCCTTCCAGCGTCATTCGGTCGCGGCGTGCGCGCTTGGACGGATCCGTCAGATCGCGGCCCGGATCGCCTGCGCGAAGTCGCGGGGAGCCGCCCCGGTCATCTCCCGGCACACCCGGGTGGCGTGCGATCCGTCGGCGAACCCGGCCCGGTGGGCGGCGTCGGTGACCGATACGCCGTCGGCCAACTGGGTCACTGCGGTGACGAGCCGCTGCCAGCGGATCGCCGCGGACAGCGACACACCGGCCTGTTGTCGGCACAACCGGCCGAGGTAGTCGGGCGACAACGCGACCGCACCCGCGACCGAGGCGACGTCGACGTGGTCGGGCACCCGATTCGCGACGACTTCGATCGCCTGCCGGAGTTGCGGATGCACCGACGGCATCCGCCCGTCCGGTTCCGCGCGGCGGCACAACTCCGCGACCAGGAAGTCCGTCGCTGCCCGCGGATCGGCGTGCGTCGCCAAACCGATTGTCGCCGTGGCGAGTTCGACCCCGTCCGGGACCAGCCAGATGCCGCGCGGCCGGCCGAGGGTGCGGCTCAACTCGTTCAACTCAGCGCCCTGCGGGGTCTGCAGTCCGAAGTACACCGTCACCGCCCCGGACCCTGCCTCCGAGCGCACCGCGTGCCGCGCGCCGCTGCCGACCACGGCCAACCGGCACCGGTGTGACGCGACGCCGTCCGTTGTGATGGTCAGCGGCCCGGTGCGGCCGAGGGTGACCTGAACCGCGGGGTGGTGGTGCACGGCGAGATCGGAGAACTCGCCGGAAACCATGAGCCGTCCGGTGCCCAGGTCCCTCACCTGCACTCCGACACCCTAACTCCCGGGGTCAGCCCCAGGGCACCCGGCAGGAGTCTCCGGAGCTGAAGCCCTGCTCGGTGATGCCCAGCGCCGAGTACATCCGGGCGCGCATGTTCTCGATGCCGATCTGGTAGGTCAGCTCGATCACACCGGCCTCGCCGAACCGGGCGCGCAGATCGTCGACCTGTTCGTCGGTCACCGAGTGCGGGTCGGTGGTCATGGCGTCGGCGTACGCGATGGCGGCGCGCTCGTCTGCGCTGAACAGGGACGACGTCGCGTAGTCGTCGATGTCTCGGAGTCGATCCACGTCCAGGCCGTCCAGGCGTTGCAACATCGATCCGAAATCCACACACCACGAGCAGCCGATGGTGCGTGCGGTCCAGAACACCGCCAGCTCCCGGACGCTGGGGGGGCAGTGTGCGCGACGCGCTCTGCAACAGGGTCTCGTGCACGGCGTTGGCGACCAGCAGCCGCGGGTGGTGCGCGGCCACCGTGAACGGTTCGGGGACCTCGCCGAAGCGTCGTTTGGCGATCCGGTACATGGTGCGCGCCAGCAGTCCGGCACGCTTGGGGGGCAGGGCCTCGATACGGGGTTTCTCAGTCATGAC
The nucleotide sequence above comes from Mycobacterium kiyosense. Encoded proteins:
- a CDS encoding hypothetical protein (frameshifted, insertion at around 1267976;~possible pseudo due to internal stop codon), which produces MLQRLDGLDVDRLRDIDDYATSSLFSADERAAIAYADAMTTDPHSVTDEQVDDLRARFGEAGVIELTYQIGIENMRARMYSALGITEQGFSSGDSCRVPWG